One genomic region from Methanorbis furvi encodes:
- a CDS encoding argininosuccinate synthase — MTDTPSAGGKGTVVLAFSGGLDTSVCVPILKNMYGYDRIVTVAVDVGQPAAEVKMADDKGKLIADKHYTIDAKDAFVKNHVFPAIRANALYEGYPMGTSLARPLIAEEIVKIAKKEGATAIGHGCTGKGNDQLRFDFIFRMHGFDIVAPMREHNMTREWEIDYAEQHGIPIPVKKSTPWSVDENIWSRSIEGGRLEETDYHPPEEIYHWTTSPEAAPNTPEIVSITFENGVPVALNGKKMNGVDLIVELNKIAGKHGVGRNDMVEDRVLGLKARENYEHPAATVLIAAHADLEKLTLSRFELKFKHIVDDQWAELAYMGLVHEPLYHDLNAFINETQKRVSGTVDVQLFKGGLHILGRKSENAIYSQDMVSFDTTTIDQRDAIGFSKYFGLQGRMVWQLQNK; from the coding sequence ATGACAGATACACCATCAGCCGGAGGAAAGGGCACCGTAGTACTCGCCTTTTCCGGAGGACTTGATACCTCCGTCTGCGTCCCGATCCTGAAAAACATGTACGGCTACGACAGAATTGTCACCGTTGCCGTAGATGTCGGGCAGCCCGCAGCTGAAGTCAAGATGGCAGATGACAAAGGAAAACTCATCGCCGACAAGCATTACACCATCGATGCAAAGGATGCATTCGTCAAAAACCATGTTTTCCCGGCAATCAGGGCAAACGCTCTCTATGAAGGATACCCGATGGGAACCTCACTTGCACGTCCGCTGATTGCAGAAGAGATCGTCAAGATCGCCAAGAAAGAAGGAGCAACTGCAATCGGTCATGGATGTACCGGCAAAGGAAACGACCAGCTGCGGTTCGACTTCATTTTCCGCATGCACGGCTTTGACATCGTTGCCCCCATGCGCGAACACAACATGACCCGTGAGTGGGAGATCGATTACGCCGAACAGCACGGCATCCCAATCCCGGTCAAGAAATCCACACCATGGAGTGTTGATGAAAACATCTGGTCCCGCAGTATCGAAGGCGGCAGACTCGAAGAGACCGACTACCACCCGCCGGAAGAGATCTACCACTGGACAACATCTCCTGAAGCTGCACCAAACACTCCTGAGATCGTTTCGATTACGTTTGAAAACGGTGTGCCTGTTGCACTGAACGGTAAGAAGATGAACGGCGTCGACCTGATCGTTGAGCTGAACAAGATTGCAGGAAAGCATGGCGTCGGCAGAAACGATATGGTTGAGGATCGTGTTCTCGGACTCAAAGCCCGTGAGAACTACGAGCATCCGGCAGCAACTGTGCTGATTGCAGCACACGCAGATCTTGAGAAACTCACCCTTTCCCGCTTTGAGCTTAAGTTCAAGCACATCGTTGACGATCAGTGGGCAGAGCTCGCCTACATGGGCCTTGTCCACGAGCCGCTCTACCATGATCTCAACGCGTTCATCAACGAGACTCAGAAGCGTGTTTCGGGGACCGTTGACGTTCAGCTGTTCAAGGGCGGTCTTCACATTCTCGGCAGAAAATCCGAAAACGCCATCTACTCGCAGGACATGGTCTCCTTTGACACGACAACCATCGACCAGCGCGATGCGATCGGCTTTTCCAAATACTTTGGACTGCAGGGCAGAATGGTCTGGCAGCTCCAGAACAAATAA
- a CDS encoding YeiH family protein, which yields MTTYREDFLDYFRSIDRKILPGLLVCLVVTVLSFLLTRGTLWDGGFAVLPQDLFIDNPIFSFLAKIGPIVLALVICLFINYKLFDAGGSYAGKYLLRIAIILMGARVTADVLMTASVNGLVIILVVLALTIILTMILGKRFGQSWETSALTGTGNSICGVSATLSVAPVIHADQKYVHAVVGVISLLGIVGVFLIPAVAFGVGMTDAQAEVFIGGTLHEIGNVIPAADLYTAVSGGEDVSALALAYKMIRVAMLVVVASAFGWLWCRRQETLHATCPAERVKAKVQGFLILFVVMAVGMTALIMASPTFGHAVQAGLVNISVTVLTIAMAGVGLSMNLRQTLSVGKTLLPLASVIWAVQVIVLLGLTLFLV from the coding sequence ATGACAACGTATCGCGAGGATTTTCTCGACTACTTCAGGTCGATCGACCGGAAAATACTTCCCGGTCTCCTCGTCTGCCTTGTGGTAACTGTTCTCTCGTTTCTTCTCACGCGGGGAACCCTTTGGGATGGAGGCTTTGCCGTTCTTCCACAGGATCTCTTCATCGACAATCCTATCTTCTCCTTTCTTGCAAAAATCGGTCCGATCGTTTTGGCTCTGGTGATATGTCTCTTCATCAACTACAAATTATTCGACGCAGGCGGATCGTATGCAGGAAAGTATCTCCTGCGCATTGCAATCATCCTGATGGGTGCGCGGGTTACTGCTGATGTTTTGATGACAGCATCAGTGAACGGTCTTGTAATTATTCTCGTTGTCCTCGCGCTGACAATTATTCTCACCATGATTCTTGGCAAACGATTTGGTCAGAGCTGGGAGACATCTGCGCTTACGGGAACCGGCAACAGCATCTGCGGAGTTTCGGCAACACTTTCTGTGGCACCGGTTATTCACGCGGACCAGAAGTATGTTCATGCGGTGGTGGGTGTGATCAGTCTTCTTGGCATCGTCGGTGTGTTTCTCATTCCGGCAGTAGCGTTTGGTGTTGGAATGACGGACGCTCAGGCCGAGGTGTTTATCGGGGGAACACTGCATGAGATCGGCAACGTGATTCCGGCAGCTGATCTCTATACTGCCGTATCCGGTGGTGAGGATGTCTCAGCCCTTGCCCTTGCTTACAAAATGATTCGTGTTGCCATGCTGGTCGTGGTCGCCTCCGCATTTGGCTGGCTGTGGTGCAGACGACAGGAAACACTGCATGCAACCTGTCCTGCCGAGCGGGTGAAGGCAAAGGTGCAGGGATTTCTGATTCTGTTCGTGGTTATGGCAGTCGGCATGACCGCTCTTATCATGGCATCCCCGACGTTCGGACATGCAGTTCAGGCTGGTCTGGTGAATATCTCCGTGACCGTTCTCACCATCGCCATGGCAGGTGTCGGCCTTTCAATGAACCTTCGCCAGACGCTATCGGTCGGCAAAACCCTGCTGCCGCTTGCTTCCGTCATCTGGGCGGTTCAGGTAATTGTGCTTCTCGGACTTACCCTCTTTCTGGTATGA
- a CDS encoding radical SAM protein has product MTSDAVIIDGYVDEPACLGVPPYISPYIRTIAGVFAERNIFADYVTIDQLRKDPLRLAKLSGYRYVVMIAGVTVPGKYLAGTPATLTELQQIGFMLRGRTVSLLGGPIGFGYSPEGGAKAVAQAIAGWSAMLSGEPAAALDAYLFGGEPQGLCNYADLDRWAVLGADIIRKHPFYPYVMCELETAKGCSRAVSGGCSFCTEPFYGLPKQRDAGAVRDEVAALAAAGAQHFRLGRQPDLLAFGATGGGEFPTPNPDALRNLFTKIREAAPALKTLHIDNVNPGTIARHEEASREALAAIVAGHTAGDIAAFGMESADPAVVAKNNLKGDADAVFRAIEIVNEVGAVRRAGIPELLPGLNFIAGLAGETPETFALNEAFLKKVFDANLLVRRVNIRQLMPFEGTRAYTDNTLGKHDKLFHRFKDTVRESFDVPMLARVFPVGTILSDVIIEVSGTTSFGRQMGTYPILCGAPLQLPAGTVLDLAVVSYGQRSVTALPVPIEINSLSAAALKWLPGISKKSAAKITAGVPYQDAAAFAAAVQNSELDPLLKLMKFV; this is encoded by the coding sequence ATGACATCTGATGCAGTAATCATCGATGGCTATGTGGACGAGCCGGCATGCCTCGGCGTCCCGCCGTACATTTCTCCGTACATCAGAACAATTGCGGGAGTGTTTGCCGAGCGAAATATTTTCGCAGACTACGTCACCATCGATCAGCTGAGAAAAGATCCTCTGCGGCTTGCAAAACTTTCCGGATACCGATACGTGGTGATGATTGCAGGCGTCACGGTTCCGGGAAAATATCTTGCCGGAACTCCTGCGACGTTAACCGAGTTGCAGCAGATAGGATTTATGCTGCGCGGCAGAACGGTTTCCCTTCTCGGAGGGCCGATAGGATTTGGTTACTCGCCTGAAGGTGGTGCAAAAGCGGTTGCCCAGGCAATCGCCGGATGGTCGGCGATGCTCTCCGGTGAGCCTGCCGCAGCACTTGACGCATATCTGTTCGGCGGCGAGCCGCAAGGTCTCTGTAATTACGCTGACCTTGACCGGTGGGCGGTTCTCGGTGCTGACATTATCAGAAAACATCCGTTCTACCCATACGTGATGTGCGAACTGGAGACCGCGAAGGGATGTTCCCGCGCGGTTTCCGGCGGATGCTCATTCTGCACCGAACCGTTTTACGGTCTGCCCAAACAGCGGGATGCTGGAGCCGTCCGCGACGAAGTTGCAGCTCTTGCCGCTGCCGGTGCACAACACTTCCGGCTTGGCCGCCAGCCTGATCTTCTTGCGTTTGGTGCCACAGGCGGCGGTGAGTTTCCAACACCAAATCCTGACGCTCTGCGAAACCTCTTCACCAAAATCCGTGAGGCGGCACCTGCCTTGAAGACGCTTCACATCGACAACGTGAATCCGGGAACCATCGCGCGACATGAAGAGGCCTCGCGCGAGGCGCTTGCCGCAATTGTTGCCGGCCACACCGCAGGAGACATTGCCGCGTTCGGCATGGAGTCGGCAGACCCCGCAGTTGTTGCGAAAAATAATCTCAAAGGTGATGCTGATGCAGTGTTTCGGGCGATTGAGATCGTCAACGAAGTGGGCGCGGTGCGCCGCGCGGGAATCCCTGAACTTCTCCCGGGTCTGAACTTCATCGCAGGACTTGCCGGCGAAACTCCTGAAACATTTGCGCTGAATGAAGCTTTTCTCAAAAAAGTTTTCGACGCAAACCTTCTGGTCCGCCGCGTGAACATCCGTCAGCTGATGCCGTTTGAAGGAACGCGGGCATACACCGACAACACCCTCGGCAAACATGACAAACTTTTCCACAGGTTCAAAGACACCGTCCGCGAATCATTCGACGTTCCCATGCTTGCGCGGGTGTTTCCTGTGGGCACCATCCTTTCGGATGTTATCATCGAAGTGTCGGGAACTACATCCTTTGGCAGACAGATGGGAACGTATCCGATTCTCTGCGGCGCTCCTTTACAGTTGCCGGCAGGAACCGTGCTTGACCTTGCCGTGGTATCGTACGGTCAGCGGTCGGTGACCGCGCTGCCGGTACCAATTGAGATCAACTCTCTCAGTGCTGCCGCGCTCAAGTGGCTGCCCGGCATCTCCAAAAAATCTGCGGCAAAAATTACCGCCGGGGTTCCCTATCAGGATGCAGCAGCTTTTGCGGCAGCTGTTCAGAACAGTGAACTCGATCCCCTGCTAAAACTGATGAAGTTTGTGTAA
- the aglJ gene encoding S-layer glycoprotein N-glycosyltransferase AglJ, with amino-acid sequence MVFSKDDVCVLIPTLNEKATVGLVIEELQSLGYHNILVVDGHSTDGTPDIARDLGATVMTQQGKGKGAAMIEAFSVITKPYILMLDGDGTNPPEYADAMIEPLASGRADHVIGNRLNEYERGALTRLNLWGNKLMNTLFKWAHGVYMTDILSGYRAFTLDSLKQMNLKEAGFEIETEISSAVIHRGLKFEVVPTFYKKRPGSPTKLHPVRDGYKILRAINKYGKMNNPLFHFSVIGVVMGIAGFCLGLYVLFEWLAGIEHLFMGILTMLLIIAGILTFMIGFISDMILGYHREVMQEMRKLRIQINELEKKN; translated from the coding sequence ATGGTATTTTCCAAAGATGATGTCTGTGTGCTGATCCCAACACTCAACGAAAAGGCAACAGTAGGTCTGGTTATCGAGGAACTGCAGTCGCTCGGATACCATAATATACTTGTCGTGGACGGCCACAGCACGGACGGAACACCAGATATTGCAAGAGATCTTGGCGCGACCGTCATGACCCAGCAGGGCAAAGGCAAAGGCGCTGCAATGATTGAAGCATTCTCCGTCATCACCAAGCCCTATATTCTGATGCTGGACGGGGATGGAACCAACCCGCCCGAGTATGCGGACGCGATGATTGAGCCGCTCGCAAGCGGGCGTGCAGATCATGTGATCGGCAACAGACTCAACGAGTACGAGCGCGGAGCACTCACAAGGCTGAACCTCTGGGGAAACAAACTGATGAACACCCTGTTCAAGTGGGCGCACGGCGTTTACATGACCGATATCCTCTCAGGCTACCGGGCATTCACGCTTGACTCCCTGAAGCAGATGAACCTCAAAGAGGCAGGATTTGAGATCGAGACCGAGATAAGCTCAGCCGTAATTCATCGGGGACTGAAGTTTGAGGTGGTGCCGACATTTTACAAGAAGCGTCCCGGCTCTCCGACAAAACTGCATCCGGTCCGCGACGGATACAAAATTCTGCGTGCCATCAACAAGTACGGCAAGATGAACAATCCTCTCTTCCACTTCAGCGTGATAGGTGTTGTAATGGGCATCGCAGGATTTTGTCTCGGGTTGTATGTGCTCTTTGAGTGGCTGGCAGGAATCGAGCATCTTTTCATGGGCATTCTCACCATGCTTCTGATCATCGCCGGTATTCTCACGTTCATGATCGGTTTCATCAGTGATATGATTCTCGGCTATCACCGTGAGGTGATGCAGGAGATGCGAAAACTCCGCATCCAGATAAACGAGCTTGAGAAGAAGAACTGA
- a CDS encoding 6-hydroxymethylpterin diphosphokinase MptE-like protein: MKTEEWEPYYSEILNFFGFSRDDDERAAQILADILPRDDISLLKQIVAGNPCIVCGNAPSLAKDIANTDFSDKVIIAADAAARILFKHGHRPDVIISDIDGMDDDFLEMNDKGTILVLHAHGDNIPLVKSWVPKVKGPFVATTQATPLTHVYNFGGFSDGDRAVFCAHELGAASVSLIGFDLDDSSVDPVKHGKLMIARKLLKTLGYDI; this comes from the coding sequence ATGAAGACTGAGGAGTGGGAACCCTACTACTCCGAAATTCTCAACTTTTTTGGATTTTCGCGTGACGACGATGAGCGTGCGGCACAAATTCTTGCAGATATCCTTCCCCGTGATGATATTTCCCTCCTGAAGCAGATCGTTGCAGGAAACCCCTGCATCGTCTGCGGCAACGCTCCTTCGCTTGCAAAAGATATTGCAAACACAGATTTTTCGGACAAAGTGATCATTGCAGCAGATGCTGCGGCACGGATTTTGTTCAAGCATGGGCACAGACCTGATGTTATCATCTCAGACATCGATGGTATGGACGATGATTTTCTGGAGATGAATGATAAAGGAACCATTCTCGTCCTTCATGCGCACGGCGACAACATTCCGCTGGTGAAGTCCTGGGTTCCAAAGGTCAAAGGGCCGTTTGTCGCAACCACTCAGGCAACGCCGCTGACACATGTCTACAACTTCGGCGGATTTTCCGACGGTGACCGTGCGGTGTTCTGCGCTCATGAACTTGGGGCCGCGTCCGTTTCCCTCATTGGTTTTGATCTGGATGACTCGTCTGTGGACCCTGTCAAGCACGGGAAACTGATGATCGCAAGAAAACTTTTGAAGACCCTTGGCTATGACATCTGA
- the dapF gene encoding diaminopimelate epimerase, giving the protein MTIAFTKLHGNGNDFILIDEMKGTVIPDDMKAQFAVSYCDRRFGIGADGVLFISASDNADVRMRLFQPDASEAEMCGNGIRCLAKYAFDENYAKTKSFSVETLAGVLTVRAGYDCEGCFSATIDMGVPKYDAASIPAAGPGDVAADIDGMKVYAVNTGVPHAVIFVDDVEAVDLEVVAPKIRHHALFPKGTNVNFVQVIGSSSITIRTFERGVEGETLSCGTGSTASALLAEKTGKVSGEVIHVETVGGPLEIAVGDQAMMTGPAETVFVGEILF; this is encoded by the coding sequence ATGACGATCGCGTTTACCAAACTTCACGGAAACGGAAATGATTTCATCCTGATCGATGAGATGAAGGGAACCGTAATTCCGGATGATATGAAGGCGCAGTTTGCGGTGAGCTACTGCGATCGCCGGTTTGGAATCGGTGCTGACGGCGTGCTGTTTATCTCTGCATCAGATAATGCGGATGTGCGGATGCGTCTGTTCCAGCCGGATGCAAGCGAGGCTGAGATGTGCGGCAATGGTATCCGCTGCCTTGCAAAGTATGCGTTTGACGAGAACTATGCAAAGACCAAGTCCTTTTCTGTGGAAACTCTTGCCGGCGTTCTGACGGTTCGGGCAGGTTATGACTGCGAGGGCTGTTTTTCTGCAACAATAGATATGGGCGTGCCAAAATATGATGCGGCTTCAATTCCTGCGGCAGGTCCTGGTGATGTTGCTGCTGACATTGACGGCATGAAAGTGTATGCGGTAAACACGGGCGTCCCCCACGCGGTTATCTTTGTGGATGATGTGGAGGCCGTCGATCTTGAAGTGGTCGCGCCAAAGATTCGGCATCATGCACTCTTCCCGAAGGGAACCAATGTGAACTTTGTGCAGGTCATTGGATCTTCTTCGATTACGATTCGAACTTTTGAACGTGGTGTGGAGGGCGAGACACTTTCCTGCGGAACCGGTTCTACTGCGTCCGCACTTCTTGCGGAGAAAACCGGCAAGGTCTCTGGCGAAGTTATCCATGTGGAAACTGTCGGCGGACCACTGGAGATTGCTGTGGGCGATCAGGCGATGATGACTGGACCTGCCGAGACGGTGTTCGTCGGCGAGATCTTGTTCTAA
- a CDS encoding YbaN family protein, whose protein sequence is MTFKHQCLKLAGIILLVIGAVGIVVPVLPTTPFVILAAACFSLSSPEIAAWLEKNRYFGPYIEHHRNKSGVPLRQKITALVFLWAMLCISMIVVQKLFVIVILCLVGVLVTLHLVLMKTRKN, encoded by the coding sequence ATGACGTTCAAGCATCAGTGTCTCAAGCTTGCAGGAATTATCCTCCTCGTAATCGGGGCGGTGGGTATTGTGGTTCCTGTTCTTCCGACCACGCCGTTTGTAATTCTTGCCGCAGCATGCTTCTCTTTAAGCTCTCCCGAGATCGCTGCATGGCTTGAAAAAAATCGGTACTTCGGCCCTTATATTGAGCACCACCGCAACAAATCCGGAGTGCCGCTTCGTCAGAAAATTACGGCACTCGTTTTTTTGTGGGCCATGCTCTGCATCTCGATGATTGTTGTGCAAAAGCTGTTTGTTATTGTGATCCTGTGTCTGGTCGGAGTTCTCGTAACCCTGCATCTTGTGTTGATGAAGACGAGAAAAAATTAG
- a CDS encoding tRNA(His) guanylyltransferase Thg1 family protein, with protein MKDHEIYSGLITTVPFVLRLDGRSFHHFSRDQGFEKPYDPQFFKAMAQTTASLLSDSGLAPSFAYTFSDEISLYIATPVFDCRVEKLVSVAAGFASSAFTLHAGADSPLSFDCRIVPLAEFQLPKYLAWRQAEAWRNHMNGYAHKLLTDTGLSATVAQRKLDGMKASELHELAFSFGVNLSETPAWQRRGTAVYRTLVERDGYNPMTKETVRVLRRTITIDEDLPLFKTPEGAAWLAERIAVPLADVRS; from the coding sequence ATGAAGGATCACGAGATTTATTCCGGCCTCATCACAACGGTGCCGTTTGTTTTGCGGCTGGACGGAAGATCCTTTCACCACTTTTCCCGTGATCAGGGTTTTGAAAAACCCTATGATCCCCAGTTTTTCAAAGCCATGGCACAGACCACAGCGTCGCTTCTCAGCGACAGCGGTCTTGCGCCCTCTTTTGCCTACACGTTTTCCGATGAGATCAGCCTCTATATTGCAACGCCTGTGTTTGACTGCCGGGTGGAAAAACTTGTCTCGGTTGCCGCAGGTTTTGCTTCGTCAGCGTTTACTCTGCATGCAGGTGCAGATTCTCCGCTCTCGTTTGACTGCCGAATCGTGCCGCTCGCAGAGTTCCAGCTCCCGAAGTATCTTGCATGGCGTCAGGCCGAGGCATGGCGCAATCATATGAACGGTTATGCTCACAAACTGCTGACCGACACAGGCCTGTCGGCCACCGTCGCGCAGCGGAAACTGGATGGCATGAAAGCATCCGAGCTGCATGAGCTGGCATTCTCGTTCGGGGTAAATCTCTCCGAGACACCGGCCTGGCAGCGGCGCGGGACTGCTGTCTACCGGACTCTTGTTGAACGAGACGGATACAATCCGATGACGAAGGAGACGGTGCGTGTTCTGCGCCGCACGATAACCATTGATGAGGATTTGCCTCTGTTCAAAACTCCGGAGGGTGCGGCATGGCTTGCGGAAAGGATAGCTGTCCCGCTCGCGGATGTGCGGTCTTAA
- a CDS encoding MFS transporter: protein MLIERPFHQKLLMILAAAAVFMDYLDTSIVSIALPSISESFGSGSSLSSWVMTSYLLALGSTLLLFGKLADRTGLQRVIFTLGFVLFTVASFLCGISGDIPSLILFRILQGVAAAMMVATATMLITLHLPKAMQPIGMGVIATAGGAALALGPGIGGVLTQFISWHWIFFINIPVGVVGVLVALFLIPKPDPADLPTRSKPFDSLGAVYLAVTLVALLAGLELGVSEGWSPFVVLLLLLSPVFGYLFLRRELRHPDPILSARLLLNRTVMWAAISTLCVTLVYLGVIYVMPFLLTEQYLLPTAVAGAVMLLPPVAMAIVGIPAGALVRRFGCMILCNAATILLAAGMAILGGGVLLSNILLIFAGLALVGLGMGLNEGPSIQRITVHSPIQLQGSSGGLIFTVMNVGCVLGVALFSVAASAGSGSAEVYTSTGVAVACIAGFAVSIIALVASKLARDTVKC, encoded by the coding sequence ATGCTGATTGAGCGTCCCTTCCACCAAAAACTTCTCATGATTCTGGCAGCCGCGGCTGTCTTTATGGATTATCTTGACACGAGCATTGTGTCAATTGCCCTTCCTTCAATCTCTGAGAGCTTCGGCTCCGGCTCGTCACTTTCCTCATGGGTGATGACCTCGTACCTTCTGGCGCTTGGAAGTACACTTCTGCTGTTTGGAAAACTTGCCGACCGGACAGGTCTTCAGCGTGTTATTTTCACGCTGGGATTTGTTTTGTTTACGGTGGCATCCTTTTTGTGCGGAATTTCAGGCGACATTCCGTCGCTGATTCTGTTCCGGATACTTCAGGGAGTTGCCGCTGCCATGATGGTTGCAACAGCGACCATGCTTATCACCCTGCATCTGCCAAAGGCGATGCAGCCGATCGGGATGGGGGTAATAGCAACCGCTGGCGGCGCAGCCTTAGCGCTTGGCCCTGGTATCGGAGGAGTTCTGACCCAGTTCATCAGCTGGCACTGGATATTTTTCATCAACATTCCTGTGGGAGTTGTCGGCGTCCTTGTTGCTCTCTTCTTAATCCCAAAGCCTGACCCTGCTGATCTTCCAACACGCTCAAAACCCTTTGACTCGCTTGGCGCTGTGTACCTTGCGGTGACTCTTGTTGCCCTGCTCGCGGGTCTTGAGCTTGGCGTGTCCGAAGGCTGGAGTCCGTTTGTTGTTCTCCTCCTTCTGCTTTCGCCAGTATTCGGCTATCTGTTCCTGCGCCGCGAACTGCGTCATCCCGACCCCATTCTCTCAGCCCGTCTTCTACTGAACCGGACCGTGATGTGGGCTGCAATATCAACACTTTGTGTCACGCTCGTATATCTTGGCGTAATCTATGTCATGCCGTTTCTGTTAACCGAACAGTATCTTCTTCCAACAGCAGTTGCGGGGGCCGTCATGCTTCTGCCACCTGTTGCTATGGCAATTGTGGGAATTCCTGCCGGAGCACTTGTTCGCCGTTTCGGCTGCATGATCCTTTGCAATGCAGCAACCATTCTGCTTGCCGCAGGCATGGCAATCTTAGGCGGAGGAGTTCTCCTCTCAAATATTTTGCTGATCTTTGCCGGACTTGCGCTGGTTGGTCTCGGCATGGGTCTGAATGAAGGCCCGAGCATTCAGAGAATAACGGTTCACAGCCCGATTCAGTTGCAGGGCTCGTCAGGCGGTCTGATCTTTACGGTGATGAACGTTGGTTGTGTGCTGGGTGTCGCGCTCTTTTCGGTTGCGGCCTCTGCCGGATCAGGAAGCGCGGAGGTTTACACCTCAACAGGCGTTGCAGTTGCCTGCATCGCAGGTTTTGCGGTCTCCATCATTGCTCTCGTCGCGTCCAAACTCGCCAGAGATACCGTGAAGTGCTGA
- a CDS encoding GNAT family N-acetyltransferase: protein MQSVRVRHYTSADYPRVCELDAPLFAGMGGPILFRHIEELFPSLFFVAENESDEIIGYILGGVHLDNERIGKLIRIGVVPNYQRKECGTMLSDALFRELRNHGVKQVHLTVAETNMPAITFYLKLGFVQKERIASYFYPDVPRLALWKDL from the coding sequence ATGCAATCCGTCCGAGTCCGACATTATACCTCAGCAGACTATCCAAGGGTCTGCGAGCTGGACGCACCTTTGTTTGCAGGGATGGGCGGACCGATTTTGTTCCGGCATATCGAAGAACTCTTTCCTTCGCTCTTCTTTGTCGCGGAAAATGAGTCCGATGAAATCATCGGATATATTCTTGGAGGAGTGCACCTCGACAACGAGAGGATCGGCAAACTGATCCGGATCGGTGTTGTGCCAAACTACCAGAGAAAAGAGTGCGGTACGATGCTTTCAGACGCGCTGTTTAGAGAGCTCAGAAACCATGGCGTGAAGCAGGTGCATCTGACGGTTGCAGAGACAAATATGCCGGCGATCACCTTTTATCTGAAACTCGGGTTTGTGCAAAAGGAGAGGATTGCAAGCTACTTCTATCCTGATGTTCCAAGGCTCGCACTCTGGAAGGATCTGTAG
- a CDS encoding PRC-barrel domain-containing protein, translating into MKWQISDLFGMNVYSDKAIFLGKVEDVVLDVTNKKISGLALTNVNQTVLDIKNYQGIIIPYRIVKEVGDIILVRHIPGAFKVAEPLFGE; encoded by the coding sequence ATGAAGTGGCAGATCTCGGATCTCTTTGGTATGAATGTCTACTCCGACAAAGCAATCTTCCTCGGCAAAGTTGAGGACGTTGTGCTGGATGTTACCAATAAAAAAATCAGCGGCCTCGCACTGACCAATGTGAACCAGACCGTGCTTGACATTAAAAATTATCAGGGCATCATCATTCCCTACCGGATTGTAAAAGAGGTCGGAGATATTATTCTCGTGCGCCATATCCCTGGAGCCTTCAAGGTGGCTGAGCCGCTGTTTGGAGAGTAA
- the pheA gene encoding prephenate dehydratase, whose translation MTTPRIEKVLHASIDNLYAGSEDFLREIETGLNTTRIPSPKVGYQGVAGSFGEQAALECFGSSAISIQNYKEFDDVLAALEKNEIEYGVLPIENSTAGDVLEVADIITTRNLYIVGEHIIRVRHNLLGIPGSSTENIREVYSHTQAISQCREFLRTHPGMIAYPYANTAFAAKYVAEADDPKKASISSLRAAELYGLAVLKKNIQTAKNNYTRFVILSRHMEISEKCDKISLVFSTTHTSGALYSVLSHFAYNGLNLLKIQSRPKPGTPWEYVFFLDLAGNLEQANVLIALGKVREQSSWFKLLGNYPQFPME comes from the coding sequence ATGACCACGCCCAGGATCGAAAAAGTGCTTCATGCCTCCATTGATAATCTGTATGCAGGCAGCGAGGATTTTCTGCGAGAGATTGAAACAGGCCTCAACACCACACGCATCCCGTCACCCAAGGTCGGGTATCAGGGCGTTGCCGGATCATTTGGTGAGCAGGCGGCACTGGAGTGCTTTGGTTCCTCGGCAATTTCAATTCAGAACTACAAAGAGTTTGATGATGTGCTTGCTGCACTCGAAAAGAATGAGATTGAGTACGGTGTTTTGCCGATCGAAAACTCAACCGCTGGAGATGTTTTAGAGGTCGCAGACATCATCACTACGCGCAATCTCTACATCGTCGGAGAACACATCATTCGGGTCCGTCACAATCTTCTCGGAATTCCGGGGTCGTCCACCGAAAACATTCGGGAGGTCTACTCGCACACGCAGGCGATAAGCCAGTGCCGGGAGTTTCTCCGCACACATCCAGGGATGATTGCATACCCGTATGCAAACACTGCGTTCGCCGCAAAGTACGTTGCAGAAGCAGATGATCCGAAGAAGGCATCCATCAGTAGCCTGCGTGCCGCAGAACTCTACGGGCTTGCAGTCCTGAAAAAAAATATTCAGACGGCTAAAAATAACTACACGCGCTTTGTGATCCTCTCGCGGCACATGGAAATCTCTGAGAAATGCGACAAAATCAGTCTTGTATTCTCCACAACCCACACGAGCGGTGCGCTGTACAGTGTGCTCTCCCACTTTGCCTACAACGGCCTGAACCTCCTCAAGATTCAGTCGCGGCCAAAACCAGGGACCCCTTGGGAGTACGTCTTCTTTTTGGATCTTGCAGGAAATCTCGAGCAGGCAAATGTACTGATTGCACTTGGGAAGGTACGGGAGCAGAGCAGCTGGTTCAAGCTGCTTGGGAATTATCCTCAGTTCCCAATGGAATAA